The following coding sequences lie in one Paracidovorax avenae genomic window:
- a CDS encoding Na/Pi cotransporter family protein codes for MKHLLNLLAAVALLVWGTHLVRTGVLRVFGANLRTLLARSMGNRFSAALSGIGVTALVQSSTATSLMTSSFVGQGLITLPAALAVMRGADIGTALMSVLFSTDLSWLSPLFIFVGVVLFITRQASTAGRVGRVLIGLGLMLLALEMVVQASGPMLASPIIRTLLGSLDSDLVLEVLMGAVLAVIAYSSLAIVLLISAMAASSVVPLDVALGLVLGANLGSGLLAVITTAKSAVEVRQVTVGNLMFKLMGVLVVAPFVGLWLRHVQPHMPGAAQGVVLFHLAFNVVVSLGFIAFTQWVARAVTRLLPPPEGPPNRRPQHLDPSALSTPSLAMSCAAREALYQADVVESMLLGVLDVIRRDDLQLAQQLRKMDDEVDRLYSSIKYYLTQISRGALDEEESRRWTDIISFTINMEQVGDIIERVLTDIEDKKIRKGRRFSDAGMAEITELHGRLVNNLRLAMSVFLNGNVRDAQRLLEEKTRFRELERAYAATHLGRLSEKTVQSMETSSLHIDLISDLKRINSHICSLAYPILDSAGALAPSRLRSAPGDAGADPLA; via the coding sequence ATGAAGCACCTGTTGAATCTGCTGGCCGCCGTGGCCCTGCTGGTCTGGGGTACGCACCTCGTGCGTACCGGGGTGCTGCGCGTGTTCGGCGCCAACCTGCGCACGCTGCTGGCGCGCAGCATGGGCAACCGCTTCTCGGCGGCGCTGTCGGGCATCGGGGTCACGGCGCTGGTGCAGTCGAGCACCGCCACCTCGCTCATGACCTCGTCCTTCGTCGGGCAGGGGCTCATCACGCTGCCGGCCGCGCTGGCGGTGATGCGCGGGGCAGACATCGGCACGGCCCTCATGTCGGTGCTGTTCTCCACCGACCTGTCCTGGCTGTCGCCGCTGTTCATCTTCGTGGGCGTGGTGCTGTTCATCACCCGGCAGGCGAGCACCGCCGGGCGCGTGGGGCGGGTGCTGATCGGGCTGGGCCTGATGCTGCTGGCGCTGGAGATGGTGGTGCAGGCCAGCGGGCCGATGCTGGCCTCGCCGATCATCCGGACCCTGCTCGGCTCGCTCGACAGCGACCTGGTGCTGGAGGTGCTGATGGGCGCGGTGCTGGCCGTGATCGCCTATTCCAGCCTCGCCATCGTGCTGCTGATCTCGGCCATGGCGGCTTCCAGCGTGGTGCCTCTGGACGTGGCGCTCGGCCTGGTGCTGGGCGCCAACCTGGGCAGTGGCCTGCTGGCGGTCATCACCACCGCCAAGTCGGCGGTGGAGGTGCGGCAGGTGACCGTGGGCAACCTGATGTTCAAGCTCATGGGCGTGCTGGTGGTGGCCCCGTTCGTGGGGCTGTGGCTGCGGCACGTGCAGCCGCACATGCCGGGCGCGGCCCAGGGCGTGGTGCTTTTCCACCTGGCCTTCAACGTGGTGGTCAGCCTGGGCTTCATCGCGTTCACGCAGTGGGTGGCCCGGGCCGTCACGCGGCTGCTGCCACCGCCCGAGGGGCCGCCCAACCGCCGGCCGCAGCACCTGGACCCCTCCGCGCTTTCCACCCCCTCGCTGGCGATGTCCTGCGCGGCGCGCGAGGCGCTCTACCAGGCGGACGTGGTGGAGTCCATGCTGCTGGGCGTGCTCGACGTGATCCGCCGGGACGACCTGCAGCTGGCGCAGCAGCTGCGCAAGATGGACGACGAGGTGGACCGGCTCTATTCATCCATCAAGTACTACCTCACCCAGATCTCCCGCGGGGCGCTGGATGAGGAAGAAAGCCGGCGCTGGACGGACATCATCAGCTTCACCATCAACATGGAGCAGGTGGGCGACATCATCGAGCGCGTGCTGACGGACATCGAGGACAAGAAGATCCGCAAGGGCCGGCGCTTCTCCGACGCCGGCATGGCCGAGATCACGGAGCTGCACGGCCGGCTGGTGAACAACCTGCGCCTGGCGATGAGCGTTTTCCTCAACGGCAACGTGCGCGATGCGCAGCGGCTGCTGGAGGAAAAGACGCGTTTCCGCGAACTGGAACGCGCCTACGCGGCGACACACCTCGGACGCCTGTCGGAAAAGACCGTGCAGAGCATGGAAACCAGCTCGCTGCATATCGACCTCATCAGCGACCTCAAGCGCATCAATTCGCACATCTGCTCGCTGGCCTACCCGATCCTCGACTCCGCGGGGGCGCTGGCGCCGAGCCGGCTGCGCAGCGCGCCTGGCGATGCGGGCGCCGATCCGCTGGCCTGA
- a CDS encoding ABC transporter permease, translating to MRNARQAPWALIALTALVTLFMAAPIALSVMAGLVNNYGAGLRSGLTLRWLGEVWENYGSTVTWSLWLALLCVAGNLLVGVPCAYALARSRSRAARLFEELLTLPVAVPGLASALALILAYGSLQGFRQSFAFILVGHMVFTLPFMVRTVGAAFRKDELRSLEEAARSLGASFAQRFLGVLVPAVLPAIVTGSLMVFTLSVGEFNLTWMLHTPLTRTLPVGLADSYASMRIEVGSAYTLVFLIVILPVLWGLQAVGTFIEKHHGT from the coding sequence ATGCGCAACGCACGACAGGCACCCTGGGCGCTGATCGCCCTCACCGCACTGGTGACGCTCTTCATGGCCGCGCCCATCGCGCTCTCGGTGATGGCCGGGCTGGTCAACAACTATGGCGCGGGGCTGCGCAGCGGCCTCACGCTGCGCTGGCTGGGCGAAGTGTGGGAGAACTACGGCAGCACCGTGACCTGGTCGCTGTGGCTGGCGCTGCTGTGCGTGGCGGGCAACCTGCTGGTCGGCGTGCCCTGCGCCTATGCGCTGGCACGCAGCCGCTCGCGTGCAGCGCGGCTCTTCGAAGAGCTGCTGACCCTGCCCGTCGCGGTGCCGGGGCTGGCCAGCGCGCTGGCGCTGATCCTGGCCTACGGATCGCTGCAAGGCTTCCGCCAGAGCTTCGCCTTCATCCTGGTCGGGCACATGGTGTTCACCCTGCCCTTCATGGTGCGCACCGTGGGCGCGGCCTTCCGGAAGGACGAGCTGCGCTCTCTGGAAGAGGCAGCCCGCTCGCTGGGCGCGAGCTTCGCGCAGCGCTTCCTCGGCGTGCTGGTGCCGGCCGTGCTGCCGGCCATCGTCACGGGCAGCCTGATGGTGTTCACGCTCTCGGTGGGCGAATTCAACCTCACCTGGATGCTGCACACACCGCTCACCCGCACCCTGCCCGTGGGCCTGGCCGACAGCTACGCCTCCATGCGCATCGAGGTCGGCTCGGCCTACACCCTCGTCTTTCTGATCGTCATCCTGCCGGTGCTCTGGGGCCTGCAGGCCGTCGGCACCTTCATCGAGAAACACCATGGCACTTGA
- a CDS encoding ABC transporter ATP-binding protein produces MALELERTRVDIVQCAKTYAGGARGLQPTDLTVEPGEVLALLGPSGCGKTTLLRLIAGLESPDAGGRIAFGGTDVTQLPIERRGVGMVFQHYALFPQMTVEGNIGYGLKIRGTPEAERRRVVGELIDLVRLNGLEKRRPAELSGGQRQRVALARAVAVRPRVLLLDEPLTALDAKLKESLRDELAELLRRLHITAIHVTHDQQEALAIADRLAVMQAGRIVQVGDGETLYRHPAHPFVASFLGRVNRLVLPGAGARHAAPGCIDLGGLELPVPPGAACSAWLVRPEDVEVEPGVPAQPGWGHADVTHRSFLGDRVQLTLTVPGQAPLRADVARDHAARAGDAVAVRIAPQRLMPLSEDIAA; encoded by the coding sequence ATGGCACTTGAACTCGAACGCACGCGCGTGGACATCGTCCAGTGCGCCAAGACCTATGCCGGGGGCGCACGCGGCCTGCAGCCCACCGACCTCACCGTGGAGCCCGGCGAGGTGCTGGCCCTGCTGGGCCCCTCGGGCTGCGGCAAGACCACGCTGCTGCGCCTGATCGCCGGGCTGGAGTCGCCCGACGCCGGCGGTCGCATCGCCTTCGGCGGCACCGACGTGACGCAGTTGCCCATCGAACGGCGCGGCGTGGGCATGGTGTTCCAGCACTACGCGCTGTTTCCGCAGATGACGGTGGAGGGCAACATCGGCTATGGCCTCAAGATCCGCGGTACGCCCGAGGCCGAGCGCCGCCGCGTGGTGGGCGAGCTGATCGACCTGGTGCGCCTGAATGGGCTGGAGAAGCGCCGCCCGGCGGAGCTTTCCGGCGGCCAGCGCCAGCGCGTGGCCCTGGCCCGCGCCGTGGCGGTGCGCCCGCGCGTGCTGCTGCTGGACGAGCCCCTCACCGCGCTGGACGCCAAGCTGAAGGAATCGCTGCGGGACGAACTGGCCGAACTGCTGCGCCGCCTGCACATCACCGCCATCCACGTCACGCACGACCAGCAGGAGGCGCTCGCCATCGCCGACCGGCTGGCCGTGATGCAGGCCGGGCGCATCGTGCAGGTGGGCGACGGCGAGACGCTCTACCGCCATCCGGCGCACCCGTTCGTGGCATCCTTCCTGGGGCGGGTGAACCGGCTGGTGTTGCCCGGGGCGGGCGCCCGGCACGCCGCGCCGGGCTGCATCGATCTGGGCGGGCTGGAGCTGCCCGTGCCGCCAGGCGCCGCCTGCAGCGCCTGGCTGGTGCGGCCGGAAGACGTGGAAGTGGAGCCCGGCGTCCCGGCCCAGCCCGGCTGGGGCCATGCCGACGTGACGCACCGCAGCTTCCTGGGCGACCGCGTGCAGCTCACGCTGACCGTGCCCGGCCAGGCCCCCCTGCGCGCCGACGTGGCCCGCGACCACGCCGCCCGCGCGGGCGATGCGGTGGCCGTGCGCATCGCGCCGCAGCGGCTCATGCCGTTGTCCGAAGACATTGCCGCCTGA
- a CDS encoding phosphodiesterase: protein MTRSMTAFTAPTTFLLQLSDLHIREPGRLAYGRLDTAPYLRQAVETVLRMPQRPDAIVATGDLTDFGRPEEYAHLRELLAPLAAIPLYLLPGNHDDRAQLRASFPDHGYLGTGGFVQFSVPVGGLQLIALDTVVPGASEGSLCAERLEWLAAQLDASRGRPVVIAMHHPPFRTLIGHMDEIGLLEGAQALEALVARHPNVERVVCGHLHRSIQVRFGGTIAATVPSPAHQVCLDLAPDAASAWTLEPPGFAVHALPAGGRLVSHLAASGQYPGPYPFHDGGRLID from the coding sequence ATGACCCGCTCCATGACCGCATTCACCGCACCCACCACCTTTTTGCTGCAACTGTCCGACCTGCACATCCGCGAGCCCGGCCGCCTGGCCTATGGCCGGCTGGACACCGCGCCCTACCTGCGCCAGGCGGTGGAGACGGTGCTGCGCATGCCGCAGCGCCCCGACGCCATCGTCGCCACGGGCGACCTCACGGATTTCGGGCGGCCCGAAGAGTACGCCCACCTGCGCGAGCTGCTGGCGCCGCTGGCTGCGATCCCGCTCTACCTGCTGCCCGGCAACCACGACGACCGCGCGCAGCTGCGCGCCAGCTTCCCGGACCACGGCTACCTGGGCACGGGCGGCTTCGTGCAGTTCAGCGTGCCGGTGGGCGGCCTGCAGCTCATCGCGCTGGACACCGTGGTGCCCGGCGCGAGCGAGGGCAGCCTCTGCGCCGAACGCCTGGAATGGCTGGCCGCGCAGCTCGATGCCAGCAGGGGCAGGCCGGTGGTCATCGCCATGCACCATCCGCCCTTCCGCACGCTGATCGGCCACATGGACGAGATCGGGCTGCTCGAGGGCGCGCAGGCGCTGGAGGCCCTGGTGGCCCGCCACCCCAACGTCGAGCGCGTCGTCTGCGGCCACCTGCACCGCAGCATCCAGGTGCGTTTCGGCGGCACGATCGCAGCCACGGTGCCCTCTCCGGCGCACCAGGTGTGCCTGGACCTCGCGCCCGATGCCGCGTCGGCCTGGACACTCGAGCCACCGGGCTTCGCCGTGCATGCGCTGCCCGCGGGCGGGCGACTGGTGAGCCACCTGGCAGCCAGCGGGCAGTATCCGGGCCCCTACCCGTTCCACGACGGCGGGCGGCTCATCGACTGA
- a CDS encoding carbon-nitrogen hydrolase family protein: MLELPKFKAAAVQAAPVFLDTDATVDKACRLIAEAAGNGAQLVAFPEVFVAGYPYWSWIANPIDGSPWFERLARSAIEIPGPEIAKIAQAAARHKTHVVIGVNERSRHGIGTIYNTLVTIGDDGRILGRHRKLVPTWAEKLTWAPGDASALRVHRTSIGPLGSLACGENTNTLARFALLAQGELVHVASYISLPVAPPDYDMAEAIKVRAAAHCFEGKLFTIVSCSTVSEEIIAAMEPLNPKARELLTRRNSAFSGFLGPDGRVIGQPLIDDEGIAYADLDLARCIQPRQMHDITGHYNRFDVFDLRVNRRPLQAARFDDDAIDTEALQPCESGSSADAFQDSQP, encoded by the coding sequence ATGCTCGAATTGCCGAAATTCAAGGCGGCGGCCGTGCAGGCCGCCCCGGTGTTCCTCGACACCGACGCCACGGTGGACAAGGCCTGCCGCCTGATCGCCGAAGCCGCCGGCAACGGCGCGCAGCTGGTCGCCTTCCCCGAGGTGTTCGTGGCCGGCTACCCGTACTGGAGCTGGATCGCCAACCCCATCGACGGCAGCCCCTGGTTCGAGCGCCTGGCGCGCTCGGCCATCGAGATTCCCGGCCCCGAGATCGCAAAAATAGCCCAGGCCGCGGCGCGCCACAAGACGCATGTGGTGATCGGCGTGAACGAGCGCAGCCGCCATGGCATCGGCACCATCTACAACACCCTGGTCACCATCGGGGACGATGGCCGCATCCTGGGCCGTCACCGCAAGCTGGTGCCCACCTGGGCCGAGAAGCTCACCTGGGCGCCGGGCGATGCGTCGGCGCTGCGCGTGCACCGCACCTCCATCGGCCCGCTGGGCTCGCTCGCCTGCGGCGAGAACACCAACACGCTGGCGCGTTTCGCGCTGCTGGCCCAGGGCGAGCTGGTGCACGTGGCGAGCTACATCTCGCTGCCCGTGGCGCCGCCCGACTACGACATGGCCGAAGCCATCAAGGTGCGCGCCGCGGCCCACTGCTTCGAGGGCAAGCTGTTCACCATCGTCTCGTGCTCCACCGTGTCGGAAGAGATCATCGCCGCGATGGAGCCGCTCAACCCCAAGGCGCGCGAGCTGCTCACGCGCAGGAACAGCGCGTTCTCGGGCTTCCTCGGCCCGGACGGCCGGGTGATCGGCCAGCCGCTGATCGACGACGAGGGCATCGCCTATGCCGACCTCGACCTCGCCCGCTGCATCCAGCCGCGCCAGATGCACGACATCACCGGCCACTACAACCGCTTCGACGTCTTCGACCTGCGGGTGAACCGCCGGCCGCTGCAGGCGGCGCGCTTCGACGACGACGCGATCGATACCGAGGCCCTGCAGCCGTGCGAGAGCGGCAGCAGCGCCGACGCGTTCCAGGATTCCCAGCCATGA
- a CDS encoding bile acid:sodium symporter family protein, with translation MARSRFLPDNFTLALIATVALASVLPAAGRAARGFEYATTAAVALLFFLHGAKLSRQAIVAGLSHWRLHLVVVASTFVLFPLIGWALRPVLEPLVTPELYMGVIFLCVLPATVQSAIAFTAMARGNMPAAICSASGSTLLGIVITPLLVGLLLKDVPGAQSAPGAAGGHDTLASIGRITVQLFVPFLAGHLLRPWIGGFVQRRAAVLKFVDQGSILLVVYTAFSAAVIEGLWREIPLHALAGLVAVCAVILAVALVATTWISRRMGFSKEDEITVVFCGSKKSLASGVPMAKVLFASHAVGALVLPLMVFHQMQLMVCAVIAQRYARRPAEGGAVEGGVGASGGTPPAARP, from the coding sequence ATGGCCCGTTCCCGCTTCCTGCCCGACAATTTCACCCTCGCGCTGATCGCCACCGTGGCGCTCGCCAGCGTGCTGCCCGCCGCCGGCCGGGCGGCGCGTGGCTTCGAATACGCCACCACGGCGGCCGTGGCGCTGCTGTTCTTCCTGCACGGCGCCAAGCTGTCGCGGCAGGCCATCGTCGCCGGCCTGTCGCACTGGCGGCTGCACCTGGTGGTGGTCGCCAGCACTTTCGTGCTGTTCCCGCTGATCGGCTGGGCGCTGCGGCCCGTGCTGGAGCCGCTGGTCACGCCCGAGCTCTACATGGGCGTGATCTTCCTGTGCGTGCTGCCTGCCACGGTGCAGTCCGCCATCGCCTTCACCGCCATGGCGCGGGGCAACATGCCGGCGGCGATCTGCTCGGCCTCCGGCTCCACGCTGCTGGGCATCGTGATCACGCCGCTGCTGGTCGGCCTGCTGCTCAAGGATGTTCCCGGGGCCCAGAGCGCGCCGGGCGCGGCCGGCGGCCACGATACCCTCGCGAGCATCGGCCGCATCACCGTGCAGCTGTTCGTGCCCTTCCTGGCCGGCCACCTGCTGCGGCCCTGGATCGGCGGCTTCGTGCAGCGGCGCGCGGCGGTGCTCAAGTTCGTGGACCAGGGCTCCATCCTGCTCGTGGTCTATACCGCGTTCAGCGCCGCGGTGATCGAAGGCCTGTGGCGCGAGATTCCCCTGCACGCGCTCGCGGGCCTGGTGGCGGTGTGCGCCGTCATCCTGGCCGTCGCGCTGGTGGCCACCACGTGGATCAGCCGGCGCATGGGCTTCTCGAAGGAGGACGAGATCACCGTGGTGTTCTGCGGCTCCAAGAAGAGCCTGGCCAGCGGCGTGCCCATGGCCAAGGTGCTGTTCGCCTCGCATGCCGTGGGCGCGCTGGTGCTGCCGCTGATGGTGTTCCACCAGATGCAGCTCATGGTGTGCGCGGTGATCGCGCAGCGCTATGCGCGCCGGCCGGCGGAGGGCGGGGCGGTGGAGGGCGGCGTGGGCGCCTCCGGGGGCACGCCGCCCGCGGCGCGGCCCTGA
- a CDS encoding LysR family transcriptional regulator produces MRPFNLEQLRTFVAVADAGSLAAGAPQVFLSQSAVSEQLRKLEQHAGQALLVRSKAGVAPTAAGLRLLAHARQLLALSESAWHDLRGVRLEGALRLGVTDYFRPGELAGLLARMQARHPGVRLQVTVQKSGDVEAGYAQGAFDVGIAMRLPAPASGRPADASARPRGGQVLRREPLHWMGATQIAAAPPRREEPPRLLALPDTCALHQFTAALLRRRRIPFTVALMASGVAGLQSALAAGLGIACLNAAALCEGVQVLPAAWGLPALPQARFIVLPPRAGESAFVRNAREQLAADFGRALARAAR; encoded by the coding sequence ATGCGCCCCTTCAACCTGGAGCAACTCAGGACGTTCGTCGCGGTGGCCGATGCCGGCAGCCTGGCCGCCGGTGCGCCGCAGGTCTTCCTGTCGCAGTCGGCCGTGAGCGAGCAATTGCGCAAGCTCGAGCAGCATGCCGGCCAGGCGCTGCTGGTGCGCTCCAAGGCGGGCGTGGCGCCCACCGCCGCCGGGCTGCGGCTGCTGGCGCACGCCCGGCAGCTGCTGGCGCTGAGCGAGTCGGCATGGCACGACCTGCGCGGCGTGCGGCTGGAGGGCGCGCTGCGGCTGGGCGTCACCGACTATTTCCGGCCCGGGGAACTGGCAGGGCTGCTGGCGCGCATGCAGGCCCGGCACCCTGGCGTGCGGCTGCAGGTCACGGTGCAAAAGAGCGGCGACGTCGAGGCCGGCTACGCCCAGGGCGCGTTCGATGTCGGCATCGCCATGCGCCTGCCGGCCCCTGCCTCCGGCCGGCCGGCCGATGCATCGGCACGGCCCCGCGGAGGGCAGGTGCTGCGGCGCGAGCCCCTGCACTGGATGGGTGCCACGCAGATCGCCGCCGCGCCGCCCCGCCGGGAGGAGCCCCCGCGCCTGCTGGCGCTGCCGGACACCTGCGCGCTCCACCAGTTCACGGCGGCCCTGCTGCGCCGGCGGCGCATTCCCTTCACGGTCGCGCTCATGGCCTCCGGGGTCGCCGGCCTGCAGTCCGCGCTGGCGGCCGGGCTCGGCATCGCCTGCCTGAACGCCGCCGCGCTGTGCGAGGGCGTGCAGGTCCTGCCCGCGGCATGGGGGCTCCCTGCGCTGCCCCAGGCCCGGTTCATCGTGCTGCCGCCGCGCGCGGGCGAGTCCGCCTTCGTCCGGAACGCCCGCGAGCAGCTGGCGGCCGACTTCGGCCGGGCGCTGGCGCGGGCGGCACGCTAG
- a CDS encoding Asp/Glu racemase — protein MTSTTAATPRAFRIGQIVPSSNTTMETEIPAILRAREALHPERFTFHSSRMRMKHVTKEELAAMDGDSDRCALELSDARVDVLGYACLVAIMSMGRGYHRVSEARLHQRTVDNGGSAPVVTSAGALVDGLHALGAKKISILTPYMKPLTQLVIDYIESEGVEVVDSISLEIPDNLEVGRQDPRAPIEITRRLKTAGVDAVVASACVQMPSLASVQPIEDRVGLPVLSSSAATTWQMLKKLGLPTAVPGFGALLSGRY, from the coding sequence ATGACCAGCACCACCGCCGCCACCCCCCGCGCCTTCCGCATCGGGCAGATCGTGCCCAGCTCCAACACCACCATGGAAACGGAGATCCCCGCCATCCTGCGCGCCCGCGAGGCGCTGCACCCCGAGCGCTTCACCTTCCACTCCAGCCGCATGCGCATGAAGCATGTCACCAAGGAGGAACTGGCCGCCATGGACGGCGACAGCGACCGCTGCGCGCTGGAGCTGTCGGACGCGCGCGTGGACGTGCTGGGCTATGCCTGCCTCGTCGCCATCATGAGCATGGGCCGCGGCTACCACCGCGTCTCCGAGGCGCGCCTGCACCAGCGCACGGTGGACAACGGCGGTAGCGCGCCCGTGGTCACCAGCGCCGGCGCGCTGGTCGATGGCCTGCACGCCCTCGGCGCGAAGAAGATCTCCATCCTCACGCCCTACATGAAGCCGCTCACGCAGCTGGTGATCGACTACATCGAGAGCGAGGGCGTCGAGGTGGTGGACAGCATCTCGCTGGAGATTCCCGACAACCTCGAAGTCGGCCGCCAGGACCCGCGCGCGCCCATCGAGATCACCAGGCGGCTCAAGACGGCCGGCGTGGACGCGGTGGTGGCCTCGGCCTGCGTGCAGATGCCCTCGCTCGCTTCCGTGCAGCCCATCGAGGACCGCGTGGGCCTGCCGGTGCTCTCGTCATCCGCCGCCACCACCTGGCAGATGCTCAAGAAGCTGGGCCTGCCGACGGCGGTGCCGGGCTTCGGCGCGCTGCTGTCGGGCCGGTACTGA
- a CDS encoding fumarylacetoacetate hydrolase family protein, translating into MKLVTYRAHVAAAARLGALVDGLVVDLQRLGEHTGHDLPHDMLDFIDLGPAAVAATTELLAEQKGRWPLGVAVPLANVKLLAPIPRPRKNIFGIGLNYVEHVAESSRALDTSKDLPKQPVIFSKPPTTVIGPGDAIEHNADITRQLDWEVELAVIIGTRAKRVDEASALNHVFGYSLMIDMSARDNRRAGQWIYSKGQDTYAPFGPVIVTADEIPDPQVLDLSLQVNGVTKQSSNTRHMLFKVNTLIADISAGITLEPGDIIATGTPEGVGAGRSPQEWVWPGDVIDATVEKIGSLRHPVVAVGNDPRAGRE; encoded by the coding sequence ATGAAACTCGTCACCTACCGCGCCCACGTCGCCGCCGCCGCCCGCCTGGGCGCCCTCGTCGATGGCCTCGTCGTCGATCTGCAGCGCCTGGGCGAGCACACCGGCCACGACCTGCCCCATGACATGCTGGACTTCATCGACCTCGGCCCCGCCGCCGTGGCCGCCACCACCGAGCTGCTGGCCGAACAGAAGGGCCGCTGGCCGCTGGGCGTGGCCGTGCCGCTGGCCAACGTCAAGCTGCTCGCGCCCATCCCCCGTCCGCGCAAGAACATCTTCGGCATCGGCCTGAACTACGTGGAGCACGTGGCCGAATCCAGCCGCGCGCTGGACACCTCCAAGGACCTGCCCAAGCAGCCCGTGATCTTCTCCAAGCCGCCCACGACCGTCATCGGCCCCGGCGACGCCATCGAGCACAACGCCGACATCACCCGCCAGCTGGACTGGGAAGTGGAGCTGGCCGTGATCATCGGCACCCGCGCCAAGCGCGTCGATGAAGCCTCGGCCCTGAACCACGTCTTCGGCTACAGCCTGATGATCGACATGAGCGCACGCGACAACCGCCGCGCCGGCCAGTGGATCTATTCCAAGGGCCAGGACACGTATGCGCCCTTCGGCCCCGTGATCGTCACGGCCGACGAGATCCCCGATCCGCAGGTGCTGGACCTGAGCCTGCAGGTCAACGGCGTGACCAAGCAGAGCTCCAACACCCGCCACATGCTGTTCAAGGTGAACACGCTGATCGCCGACATCAGCGCCGGCATCACGCTGGAGCCCGGCGACATCATCGCCACCGGCACGCCCGAGGGCGTGGGTGCCGGCCGCAGCCCGCAGGAATGGGTCTGGCCCGGCGACGTGATCGACGCCACGGTCGAGAAGATCGGCAGCCTGCGCCACCCCGTGGTGGCCGTGGGCAACGACCCGCGCGCCGGCCGCGAATAA
- a CDS encoding MarR family winged helix-turn-helix transcriptional regulator, which yields MAKTKDFVDHYLPALLGQAWHLVSTEFHATVEQSGLSVLEWRVLSTLASQGAMTISALAQTTVSKQPTVTRLLLRMEAQGHVERTTSLDDRRYTLVRVTRSGRRLVAGLIEQAERHERAILAPLDPRKVEVLKELLHELIARHRPAV from the coding sequence ATGGCGAAAACCAAGGACTTTGTCGATCACTACCTGCCGGCCCTGCTGGGCCAGGCATGGCATCTCGTCTCCACCGAATTCCATGCCACCGTCGAGCAGAGCGGCCTGTCCGTGCTCGAGTGGCGCGTGCTCTCCACATTGGCCAGCCAGGGCGCGATGACGATCTCCGCGCTCGCGCAGACCACCGTGAGCAAGCAGCCCACCGTCACGCGGCTGCTGCTGCGCATGGAGGCCCAGGGGCACGTGGAGCGCACCACCAGCCTCGACGACCGGCGCTATACGCTGGTGCGCGTCACGCGCAGCGGCCGGCGCCTGGTGGCCGGGCTGATCGAGCAGGCCGAGCGGCACGAGCGCGCCATCCTCGCGCCGCTCGACCCGCGCAAGGTCGAGGTGCTCAAGGAACTGCTGCACGAGTTGATCGCCCGGCACCGGCCGGCCGTGTGA
- a CDS encoding 4-oxalocrotonate tautomerase family protein: MPRTVIHLSGEPDAQLARSAADAVARITQRVLGKQLPVIATTVQFIPAAQWFVGGASLAELEQSAFHLDISITDETNTKAEKALYLREVHAAFEALLPRLHPVSYVHLIDARAAAYGYGGRTQEWRHQQAGV, translated from the coding sequence ATGCCCCGCACCGTGATCCACCTCAGCGGCGAACCCGATGCCCAACTCGCCCGCAGCGCCGCCGATGCCGTGGCCCGCATCACCCAGCGCGTACTGGGCAAGCAGTTGCCGGTCATCGCCACCACCGTGCAGTTCATCCCGGCCGCCCAGTGGTTCGTGGGCGGCGCATCCCTGGCAGAGCTGGAGCAGAGCGCCTTCCACCTCGACATCAGCATCACCGACGAGACCAACACCAAGGCAGAGAAGGCGCTCTACCTGCGCGAGGTGCATGCGGCCTTCGAGGCCCTGCTGCCCCGGCTGCATCCGGTGAGCTACGTGCACCTGATCGACGCGCGCGCGGCGGCCTACGGGTATGGTGGACGTACGCAGGAATGGCGCCACCAGCAGGCCGGCGTGTAA